The Staphylococcus saprophyticus subsp. saprophyticus ATCC 15305 = NCTC 7292 genome contains the following window.
AAAATTATTATCTGACCGTACAAAATTAGTTGAAACTTCATTAGTCAATGCTATTGGTGTTTCAGTTGCTCATACTGCTTTAAACTTAAATGTCAAAGCAATCGTAGCTGCTACTGAAAGTGGTTCAACTGCCCGTACAATTTCTAAATATCGTCCACAATCTGACATTATTGCAGTTACACCTAATGCAGAAACTGCGCGTCAGTGTGCTTTAGTATGGGGTATTTTCCCAGTCGTTAAAGAAGGACGTAAAACAACTGATGCATTATTAAATAATGCAGTAGCAACAGCCGTTGAAACTGAAAGAGTTCAAAATGGTGACCTAATTATTATTACTGCTGGTGTACCAACTGGTGAAAAAGGTACAACGAATATGATGAAATTACATTTAGTTGGTGATGAACTAGCTAAAGGACAAGGTATCGGTAGAAGTTCTGTAGTAGGTAAAACACTAGTAGTTAAAGATGCTAGTGAACTAGAAGGCAAAGACTTATCAGAATCTATAATTGTAACAAGTTCTGTAGATGAGACGCTTGTACCATATATTGAAAATGCAATCGGACTCATTACTGAAGAAAATGGCATTACATCTCCAAGTGCAATTATAGGATTAGAAAAAGGTATTCCTACCGTAGTAGGCGTTGAGAACGCTACATCTGAAATTCAAAGTGATGTACTCATTACAGTAGATGCAAACCAAGGAAAAATCTTTGAAGGTTATGCAAACGTACTTTAAAAATATAATTTAATTCATAATATAATATGTAGAAAGCCTCGACGTCATGTCGAGGCTTTCTTTTTGATAACAAACTACTATGAATATAGTTTGAATCTATTACTCATTTAAACATCAACGACAGATCAATATGTGCAATAAAAATAAAGAGTCTGAGACATTTATTTTTGTCCCAGACTCTTATTCATTTAGTCATTCTAACCTAAGACAGGTTACGAATGCTATATTAGAAAATTGGATTTCTGTCCAACTCTCTTAAAATATTTTTAATAAAGTTTAAATTTGCTCAGTCATAATCGGTTTTTATTGTTGTGATTTTGATACTTGTTTATAGCGCATATACATTAAACCTAAAATAATAAACCAAATCGGTGTAAGAAATACTGCAATTCTTGTATCCGTATTTACGAATAGTAAGCTAAACACTAATATAAAGAATACTAATATAGCATATCCCATGTATTTACCACCTGGTAATTTAAATGACGCATTTTTGTGTAATTCTGGATTTTTACGGTGATAGTTTATATAAGCCACTGTAATTAACGCCCAAACTACAATGAATAGTACCGTAGAAACAGTGGTAATATATGTGAATACAAGTGTTGCGTTCGGTATAATATAGTTCAATAAAGCAGCAATCATTAGTAATCCACATGAAACGAATATCGCTATATGTGGCACACCGTTTTTATTTGTTTTATTGAAAAACGGTGGCGCTTGTTTTTGTGACGATAATCCAAAGAGCATTCGGCTGTTTGAAAAAATACCACTATTACAAGATGATGCGGCTGCTGTTAATACTACAAAGTTTATAATACCGGCTGCGAATGGTATGCCAATTAGTGCGAAGAGCCTTACAAAAGGACTTTCGTCTGAATTGATTTGATTCCATGGAATAATTGACATGATGACTGCTAAAGCACCAACATAAAATATTAATATACGTGTCGGTACACTGTTAACTGCTTTTGGTAATGTTTTAGTGGGATCTTTAGTTTCGCCCGCGGTTACACCAATAAGTTCAATTCCTACAAATGAGAATAGTGCCATTTGGAATGACATAACAAAACCACTGATACCTTTAGGGAAAATACCATTATTGTACAAGTTAGTTAAAGATGCTTGTCCAAACTGAGTATTGTAAGCCATGATAATCATAATAGCGCCCACTACGATTAAAGCAATGATTGTAACAATTTTTATTATAGAAAACCAAAATTCTAATTCTCCAAATAATTTAGCACTTAATAGATTAAGTGACATTAAGACAAGTACGCAAAATAGGGCACTCATCCAGTTTGGTATGTTTGGAAACCAAAAGCTAACATACTTTGCAACTGCGGTTACTTCGGCCATACCAGTAATGATCCAACATAACCAGTATGTCCAGCCAGTAACAAAGCCAGCAAATGGACCTATGTAATGGTTGGTAACATCTGCAAAGGATTTAAAATTAGTATTAGTAATTAATATTTCTCCCAAGCCACGCATAAACATA
Protein-coding sequences here:
- a CDS encoding amino acid permease, with the translated sequence MAKQQLQRELSNRHIQLIAIGGAIGTGLFLGAGQTIALTGPSILLTYIIIGFMLFMFMRGLGEILITNTNFKSFADVTNHYIGPFAGFVTGWTYWLCWIITGMAEVTAVAKYVSFWFPNIPNWMSALFCVLVLMSLNLLSAKLFGELEFWFSIIKIVTIIALIVVGAIMIIMAYNTQFGQASLTNLYNNGIFPKGISGFVMSFQMALFSFVGIELIGVTAGETKDPTKTLPKAVNSVPTRILIFYVGALAVIMSIIPWNQINSDESPFVRLFALIGIPFAAGIINFVVLTAAASSCNSGIFSNSRMLFGLSSQKQAPPFFNKTNKNGVPHIAIFVSCGLLMIAALLNYIIPNATLVFTYITTVSTVLFIVVWALITVAYINYHRKNPELHKNASFKLPGGKYMGYAILVFFILVFSLLFVNTDTRIAVFLTPIWFIILGLMYMRYKQVSKSQQ